The Xanthomonas sontii genome contains a region encoding:
- a CDS encoding peptidylprolyl isomerase, with protein sequence MLQKLREKTSGWIATAIIGLLMIPFLFVIDNSYLGGVGANNVAKVQAPPSWWSSAPSWWPVSLLWQHHEVSTEQFRTRFEQARIQAREQQGENFDPRAFESIDNKRKLLDQLIDEQVAKLSAERAGVVIGDAAVRDYISSMPAFQNDGKFDPERYRLALASGTPPRTPTMFQQLVRDALQQSVIPSGIAESAFATKPETERLLKMLGETRDVEMALLPEMPADTAPVSDAQVQQWYDSHKSDFKQPETVTIEYVDLNAASLPPVKPADEATLRKRYDDEKARFVEPDQRLASHILISAGKDAASQKAAEAKAAKLAAEAKQPGADFAALARANSDDPGSKNAGGDLGWVEKGVMVKPFEDALFAMKPGEIVGPIKSEFGYHVIQLRQVKGGEGKSFEQVRDQLASEQLKADSEKAFSDLSGKLVDLVYKNPTALASAAKEVGLPVQTLGPFSRATASGIAAQPAVLRAAFSDTLVQDGTVSDPINLGPNHSVLIRVTQHQPEQIQPLAKVHEQVVAAVHADRTAKAAAAKADALLARLRKGETLQALAGPEKLQINPMPGLPRNVPMPSAQASQAIFSAPQPADGKPSVGKVELPAAPGTVGKRYALFAVTKVTPGDLSKVPAEQQTMFQQQLARIEGEADAKAYVDAMRKRFKISVQESQL encoded by the coding sequence ATGCTGCAGAAACTTCGCGAAAAGACCTCGGGCTGGATCGCCACCGCGATCATCGGTCTGTTGATGATTCCGTTCCTGTTCGTCATCGACAACAGCTACCTCGGTGGCGTCGGTGCCAACAATGTCGCCAAGGTGCAGGCGCCGCCGTCGTGGTGGTCGTCGGCGCCGTCGTGGTGGCCGGTGTCGCTGCTGTGGCAGCACCACGAAGTGAGCACGGAGCAGTTCCGTACCCGCTTCGAGCAGGCGCGCATCCAGGCGCGCGAACAGCAGGGCGAGAACTTCGATCCGCGCGCGTTCGAAAGCATCGACAACAAGCGCAAGCTGCTCGATCAGCTGATCGACGAGCAGGTGGCGAAGCTGTCGGCAGAACGCGCCGGCGTGGTCATCGGCGATGCCGCGGTGCGCGATTACATCAGCTCCATGCCTGCGTTCCAGAACGACGGCAAGTTCGATCCGGAGCGCTACCGCCTGGCCCTGGCCTCGGGCACGCCGCCGCGGACGCCGACCATGTTCCAGCAACTGGTGCGCGACGCGCTGCAGCAGTCGGTGATTCCGTCGGGCATCGCCGAATCGGCGTTCGCCACCAAGCCGGAAACCGAGCGCCTGCTGAAGATGCTGGGCGAGACCCGCGACGTGGAGATGGCGTTGTTGCCGGAAATGCCGGCCGACACCGCACCGGTCAGCGACGCGCAGGTGCAGCAGTGGTACGACTCGCACAAGTCCGACTTCAAGCAGCCGGAAACCGTGACGATCGAGTACGTCGACCTCAACGCGGCCAGCCTGCCGCCGGTCAAGCCGGCCGACGAGGCGACGCTGCGCAAGCGCTACGACGACGAGAAGGCGCGCTTCGTCGAGCCCGACCAGCGGCTGGCTTCGCACATCCTGATCAGCGCCGGCAAGGACGCGGCCTCGCAGAAGGCGGCCGAGGCCAAGGCGGCCAAGCTGGCGGCCGAAGCCAAGCAGCCCGGCGCCGATTTCGCCGCGCTGGCCCGCGCCAACTCCGACGATCCTGGTTCCAAGAACGCCGGCGGCGATCTGGGCTGGGTGGAGAAGGGCGTGATGGTGAAGCCGTTCGAGGACGCGCTGTTCGCGATGAAGCCCGGCGAGATCGTCGGCCCGATCAAGAGCGAATTCGGCTATCACGTGATCCAGCTGCGCCAGGTCAAGGGCGGCGAAGGCAAGTCGTTCGAGCAGGTGCGCGACCAGCTCGCCAGCGAGCAGTTGAAGGCCGACAGCGAGAAGGCCTTCAGCGACCTGAGCGGCAAGCTGGTGGACCTGGTCTACAAGAACCCGACCGCGCTGGCTTCGGCGGCGAAGGAAGTGGGCCTGCCGGTGCAGACGCTGGGGCCGTTCTCGCGCGCCACCGCCAGCGGCATCGCCGCACAGCCGGCGGTGCTGCGCGCCGCGTTCTCCGACACCCTGGTGCAGGACGGCACGGTCAGCGACCCGATCAACCTGGGGCCGAACCACAGCGTGCTGATCCGCGTGACCCAGCACCAGCCGGAACAGATCCAGCCGCTGGCCAAGGTGCATGAGCAGGTCGTGGCCGCGGTGCATGCCGACCGCACCGCCAAGGCGGCCGCTGCCAAGGCCGATGCGCTGCTGGCGCGTTTGCGCAAGGGCGAGACCCTGCAGGCCCTGGCCGGCCCGGAGAAGCTGCAGATCAACCCGATGCCGGGTCTGCCGCGCAACGTGCCGATGCCGAGTGCGCAGGCCAGCCAGGCGATCTTCAGCGCGCCGCAGCCGGCCGACGGCAAGCCGTCGGTGGGCAAGGTCGAGCTGCCTGCGGCGCCGGGCACCGTGGGCAAGCGCTATGCGCTGTTTGCGGTCACCAAGGTGACGCCGGGCGACCTGAGCAAGGTGCCGGCCGAGCAGCAGACGATGTTCCAGCAGCAGCTGGCGCGCATCGAAGGCGAGGCCGATGCCAAGGCCTACGTCGATGCGATGCGCAAGCGCTTCAAGATCAGCGTGCAGGAATCGCAGCTGTAA
- a CDS encoding HU family DNA-binding protein, producing MNKAELNDAIAAAADISKAEAGRAIDAFVSEVTKALKKGDSVTLVGFGTFQVRDRAERTGRNPKTGDSIKIAASKNPTFKAGKALKDAVN from the coding sequence ATGAATAAAGCCGAACTGAACGACGCGATCGCCGCTGCCGCCGACATCTCCAAGGCCGAAGCCGGTCGTGCCATCGACGCCTTCGTGTCGGAAGTGACCAAGGCCCTGAAGAAGGGCGACAGCGTCACGCTCGTGGGCTTCGGCACCTTCCAGGTGCGCGACCGTGCCGAGCGCACCGGCCGCAACCCGAAGACCGGCGACTCCATCAAGATCGCGGCGTCGAAGAATCCGACGTTCAAGGCTGGTAAAGCGCTGAAGGATGCCGTAAACTAA